DNA sequence from the Deltaproteobacteria bacterium HGW-Deltaproteobacteria-2 genome:
ACTGCCGCTCATGGCGCCTTGAGGACTCAATTGCCTGATTCAACAATTGGCTGAACATCATGCGGTTGGGTAGTCCTGTCAGAACGTCGTGTGTGGCCAGATATTGAATCCGCTCTTCGGCGTGTTTGCGCTCAGTAATATCCCGGCTTACACCCAGAATACCAACCGTTTTCTTATTTTTATCTCCAACAAAGGAAAACTTTGTTTCCGTCCATACGGTAGTTCCGTCTTTGCGCTCGACTTCCAGTTGAAGCGTCCGGTCTATCAAATCTTTCCCTGATTTTTCCAGTGCCATAATCCCGTATAATGCCCTGATAGCCGTATCCCGGGATGAAACTGCAAAGGAATCGTACAGTGTCTGTTTCATCACTTCTTCCGGTTCGTACCCCCTCAGGGTTTTTACGGAAGGGCTGACATAGGTATAATTCAGATTCATATCCAAAACAAAAATTACATCCTTGATGTTGTTCGTCAGCCGCTCGATGGTGGTAAGAGCATTGGAAACACTGGTTCTGAGGTTGGTAATATATCCGCCAATCACAGCAAACCATGGGAGAATAAACGCGAGGACTACGATGTTGAATATTTCCACATTCTTATTAATATATTCAGGATGAGTCTCGTAAAGTAGTAAAATTATGGCGGAATAATTAACAAAAGCAAAAGCCGACAGAAAAAGAAACTGCCGGATTCTCAATCTGAAAAATCCGAACACAAGCACAACCATATAAACAAGAAGAACCCCGCTTCTGGCCTCATAGGCGTAATACACAACCACCATAATCCAGAAGGTGGCTATCAACATCTGGAGAAGGGTCAGGCTCGGATCTTTAAACTTTTTGTTTAACCCGGTTCTGAATATTACATACAGCAGGATATTTAAGAGAAAACTTGCTGAGACGCCGGCCACCAGAATCCTTAGCGGCACAGTTGTCAGTTCCAGTGAATAACCGATGAAACAAATAGCACTCCATATTATATATGCGCCGCAGGCCATGAGAAAGCGTTTGATTCTCAAAGTCTGATCGAAATCTTTTTTAGGGAACAGACCAAACACAGATAATATCCTTAAGTAGAATCGAAAAATCATCTATGGTGATTTGCCATCATATACATACATTAAAATTCGTCAAGTGAAGATTTTTGAGCATAAAAAAGCACTCCGGCGTGATTTCTCACACACGGAGTGCTCATTGTTTTTAGTTTTCGACGAAAACTAGATAGCTCTGACGTTTGTTGCTTCCTGGCCTTTTTTGCCCTGAGCAACATCAAAACTTACGCGCTGGCCTTCATTTAACGTCTTGAAACCGTCGCCCTGAATCGAACTGAAATGTACAAATACATCGCCGCCCTCTTCATTCTCGATGAAGCCGAAGCCCTTGCTTTCGTTGAACCACTTTACTTTACCTTCTGACATAATGCTTATCCTCCTTTCATAAATTTTTAAAAGTCGAATCAGCACGATGATAGAACTAAAAAAGCCACCAAGACTCTAAAGTACTGGTGGCTAACCTATGTGCTTCAAAATGTCTAAATTCAACTCTTTCCTTCGCATCTTTATTTCTAAATATCCGAAGTTGACGCTATACTACGGCAATAGCGGATAATAGTCAAGGTTTATTTGCTAAGATATTGGTTTTTAAGAAAAATATTGATAAGATATATCCGGCTTCCTCATATAAAGCAGGACGTTACAGTGTTTATGCTTTCGAAGAATATATTTTTATATTTAAGATAAAGAAAGCTTTTTATCAATTTTATCGGGGAATATTATTGGGGGTGGGATTGATCAGACTGCAAGCCACAAGAAATGATTCAACTTCTTTAAAAACATTGCCGGCGATTTTGCCGCGAACAATTCCATGCATATTATAATCAATCCAAGCAAAATATTTTTTTCCCGTTCCCAGAAGATTAAATATCGCGGGACCACTTTGCGGCGCTACTTTCGGGTCATTTTTCGCCTGAATCACCAGCGCCGGAATATTAATATCAGGAAGCGATTTGCGTACTTTTCTCATCAATTTTTTTACCTGAACAAAGGCGCTGACCGGACAGAGAAGATAGTTGATGTGAGGATTATCCGCATTGTTTTTCATAAACTCCACCGCAAGATTACCCATGCCAAAATGATTACAAACATGATTAAACGCGTTCAAAGCTTCAGCAAACCTCGATGAAAAGCTTTTAAATTTTAACGGCGCGCTGACAGCAATCACTGCTTCAAAATCACGTGGTTTCATAATAACGGATTGCAAAGCAAGACCCGCTCCGGTGGAAAAACCGGCTATTAGAATTTTTTTACAACATTTTTTTAGAATAGCGTGGCCGCTATCAACCGAATTAAGCCAGTCATGATAGTTGCGATTGGAGAGATCTTTGGAGGATGTCCCGTGACCTGAAAGTCTGGGAACATATACAGTTAAACCTTTTTCGTGCAGAAACTGCGCCCACTCCCTTACTTCCTCCGGCGCGGCCATCAGTCCGTGAATAAGGAGAACACCGATATCAGACCCGGGAGAGCGCAATAGAAATGGCATTCCTATATCCTGAGGTTTGCTTTCCCCCGCAGAATAATTATTTTTATACTCTCTTATAAATAACTCCGACTCGGCTGCCAGAAGCATATCCATCGCCTTGCCGGTTTTTGTAGAATCAAGTGTTGCGTTCATTATTGTTGAAGCTCCAATTGAATGAGACTCGCCGATAATGAGCCCCAAGCTTCAGTAACAAAGTGTACTGAAGTTTGCCGAACGAATTACACCGCATAAGCCGGTATTTAATACCTCGTAGCTTACTGCGGAACTTGTTTCCAAAGTTTGCTTTGTGATTAATACGCGTGATTTATGCGCCCAACTGGGAATAAACTCCGTAAATCATGGCGTAATGGAGCACTCCGCCAATCAGGACCATGATATGAAAGAGTTCATGGAAACTGAAAATACCCGGAATCATTTTTGGTTTTTTGATAGCGTAAATAATACCCCCTATTGTAAAAGCAGCAGCACCGGAAAGCATTAGGACACTTTGAGAGATGGACATATTGGAAAGCATCTGTTTGATTGTGAAAATCCCTGACCAGCCCATGAATAGATATATAACTGCGTATAGTTTTCGGGGAGCTCTCGGGAAAAAAATCTGGGATATTACTCCGACACCTACGAGACTCCACTGGAAAGCAATCATTGACCATTTGTATGGGCCATCCAGGCAAAAATAACATACCGGAGTAAAAGTTCCCGCAATCATGAAAAATATTGCCAGACGATCCATTCTTCTCCAGAACGACAGCTCGTTTTCTTTCTTTTTGAAGGCATGATACAGAGAACTTGCTGAAAAAAGAAAAACAATAGAAATTCCATATATAAGAGCAGTAACCAGACCGGAGGCCGAGTAGTCTGCGACCAGTACTAAAAATACAGTGCCAACTAACGCCGCGATGGCGCCAGCCAGATGAGAATAGAAGTTAAATGATTCCTGTTTTCTTATAGGCATGGTTATTCCTTTTATTTTTAATTGTTATTTGCCATCGAGGGGATTATTATGGATACGATAGAAGGAATGCCATAACTTTACCCGAGCAAGTAGTTTCTAACACATTTTAACTCAGAATTCTTTAATTTTTTATTTATATCAATGATATTATACATTTGGCACACATCCGAGCCCATTTTACAATCTCCTTTTTATCACTCGCAAACACCGAGGCAGATCTTTTTTACTTTGACGTTGGGAATAATTTGTTATAAAAATTTTGAGACGAGAGGGCCGTTATGATTGTTACTGTTGTAAATGTTGTTGTTAAACCGGAAAATATTGAGCAGTTTATCGAAGCAACGATAGAAAATCATCAAAATTCAATCAAAGAAAAAGGGAATCTCCGGTTTGATTTCTTACAGCACCGGGATAACCCTTCGGCATTTACTTTGTACGAAGCATATGAATCCGACGAGGTTGCTGCCGCGCATAAAAAAACAGCTCATTATTTAAAGTGGCGGGATGCCGTTGAGTCCTGGATGGCTAAGCCGCGCCAAGGAATCGCCCATAATGTTTTGGCTCCTATGGAAAAATCTGCGTGGAATCGATAAGCGCTTTCAACATTATCCTTGGTCGATATTTCTCCGGAATAACCAGCTTAAATTAAATTTTTCCTCTGCATCCACTTTTTTATTATGGGTCTCATAATTGTCTTCATATTTATCATGCCGGAGAAAGCGGGCATTCAGAAATTATCAAACCTTGGTTCCCGGCCTTAGCCGGAAAGACGACTGAAGAGATAACAGCTTTAGATGCGTATACTATTTTGGAACAGTTAATACGAAAGTTTTTTTGCGTCTTCCGGATATTTAAATTTAAATATCCGGAAGGTAAATATTTCTTGACAAGATATTATTTAGGATTTAAATAGTCCTATATGCTGAAGATAAGCAGGAAAACAGAATATGCAATAAGAGGCATGATTTATCTGGCCGGACAGCCACGTGACCAATTTGTCATGATTAAAGAAATAACCAAAGCAACAAAAACATCTCCTGTATTTATGACAAAAATATTTCAGTTATTAAACAGCGCAAATCTGGTTGTGTCCTCAAGAGGGGCCTCCGGAGGATTAAGATTAAGTAGAAAGCCGGAGCATATTACACTCCGGGATATTGTGGAAGCGATCGAAGGTCCGGTCATCATGAATCTTTGCGTGCTCGATAACAAATCATGCGGCTTTTCCAACGCTTGTTCGGCGCACATTGTCTGGGGAAAAATAAAGGATTCAATAAACGGCATGTTAGAAGAAGTCACACTGAAAGATATTGCGGCAGTTCCTTAAGGCTTCGGATATTTTTTTGTTTAATAACAGGATTAAAATAGTCCTGTATAAATATAAAATAATTGATTATCGAAGGGAGGATATCGGGATGGATGTTTTGACTTTAAGCAGGTTGCAGTTCGCCATCACCAGCGCTTTTCACTTTATATTTGTGCCGCTGACGCTTGGTTTATCCGTACTTATTGCATATATGGAATGGCAATATGTAAAAACGAATGACGACATATGGCTCAGAATGTCGAAATTCTGGGGTAAATTATTCCTGATTAATTTTGCGTTGGGAATTGTCACTGGAATAACGATGGAATTTCAGTTTGGGATGAACTGGGCGGAGTACTCAAAATACGTAGGGGATATCTTTGGCGCGCCGCTCGCTGTGGAAGCAACGCTCGCCTTTTTTCTGGAATCGGTATTTATCGGGGTATGGATTTTCGGATGGAACAAAGTCTCTAAAAAGATGCATGCCTGGTCGATAACGATTGTGGCTTTTGCCACCAATCTCTCCGCCTTATGGATATTGCTTGCAAACGGCTGGATGCAGAATCCCGTCGGCGCGAAACTGACACAGATAGCCAACAATCCCCTGATAAACCAGCGGGCGGAAATGGCCGATTTCATGGCCGTGGCGACAAATCCAACCGGCTGGCTGAAGTTTTTCCATACCACTTTTTCCGGATATGTCGTTGCGGCTTTTTTTGTCATGGGAATTTCCGCCTGGCATATTTTGAAAAAAAACGAGTTGCGGTTCTTCAAATTGTCTTTTCAGAAAGCGGCGGTTTTCGGACTTGCCGCGTGTCTGCTCGTCATATTAACCGGTGATTTCCACGGCCGTAATGTCGCGCGGACGCAACCGACGAAACTGGCTGCCATCGAGGCTGTCTGGGAAACACAGAAAGGCGCCGGTCTTTCCATAATTACAATTCCAGATGAGGCCAACCACAGGAACTCGGTGGAGTTTCTGACCATTCCCAAACTCGCAAGTCTGCTGTCCTACGGTGATCCGAATGCGGAGATCAAGGGGTTAAACGATTTTAAGCGGGACGAAATCCCGCCGGTCAGCACGACGTTTTACAGTTTCAGGGCAATGTCGGTTTTGGGATTCGCAATGTTTCTCATTGCTGCCATTGCCGTGTATGTCTCCAGGAGAGGAAATCTTGAAACGTACGGGAGGTTTCTCAAAGTTGTCGTCTGGTCGATACCTCTGCCATACCTGGCCGGACAATTAGGATGGATTGTGGCGGAAGTAGGCCGCCAGCCATGGATCGTTTACGGCATGCTGAAAACAAAGGACGCCGTGTCAACGTCCATTGATGTAACACAGGTGCTTATATCGCTCATTTCTTTTACTTTATTGTACGGATCACTGGGTGTCGTAGACATTTATCTGCTGGCAAAATACAGCAAACAAGGTCCAAGCGGCCGATTATTGAAAAAGGAGGCGTAAAATGGAATATCTGCAAATAACATGGTTCGCGCTCTGGGGATTGCTCTGGGCCGTATATTTCATGCTGGATGGATTCGTTCTCGGAACAGGCATTCTTCACAATTTTATCGGCAAGAACGATAATGAAAAAAAGGTCATCGTCAACACGGTCGGCCCGGTGTGGAACGGCAACGAAGTCTGGCTCATTACCGCGGGCGGCGCTACTTTCGCGGCTTTTCCAACCACCTATGCGCTGATGTTCAGTTATCTTTATACGGCTCTTTTGTTGCTGCTGTTTGCTCTGATTATCCGCGGGGTATCCTTTGAATTCCGGGGAAAGAGCAATGGCCTTCTCTGGAAATCACTATGGGATAAGGGAATACTTGCCGGCAGTTTTCTGCCCGCACTGCTCTTCGGCGTGGCCTTCGGAAATATTTTCAAAGGCCTGCCCATGGATGCAGGCGGATATCACGGTAATTTGCTTTCGCTTCTTAATCCTTACGGATTGGTCACGGGCGCTTTGTTCGTCTGCCTGTTTTTGATGCATGGAGCGCTGTATCTGTCGTTGAAAACAACCGGCGACATCCGCGAAAGAGCAAAAAATATCGTTCCCCCGATATGGTGTGTCCTTTTGGTGGTAGCTGTTGTTTTTCTGGTTTACACTTATTATGCAACCAGACTTTTCGATAATTACTTTTCTTCACCGGTTCTTTTTGCGTTTCCTCTCGTTGCCGTCGCCGGTCTTTGGGGAATCATCGTCTTTTATGCGAAAGGATATCTCTTCAGATCTTTTATGTCTTCCTGTGTCACCATAGTGTTTGTCTGTTTCACTGGAGTAGCCGGACTGTTTCCCAACCTGATTCCCTCCAGCATGGATGTACAATACAGCATGACCATTTATAACTCCTCTTCCAGTTTTCTGACGCTGGCCATCATGACAGTTGTGGCGCTGATATTCGTTCCGATTGTCATTGCGTATAAAATATGGGTGTATCGGTTATTCAGTAAACCGGTAACGATCAATGAGGTGCTTGAAGATACGGAATCTTATTAGAATCTAAAATTATACGCTGCCGTAATAATGCTGAGAATTATTTTTTTAGCATTGGACGGCAGCGTCTGCATAGATGATCTCTAAAATAAATAATTTTTGAACGTATAAAATCTAATGAAGTATGATATAATATTTTAAATTTAGGCGTTTTAATATTATCTTAAATGGAATCAATAAGCTCCCTGAACATAAAAGGTCTGCCCAAAATATATTTTGGCGCAGGTAAATTTTCCGAACTTCATACAATAATCCCTTCTTTTGGTCGTAATGTGCTGATTATTATCGGCGGTGAATCGCTGAAAAAGTCCGGCCGATTCAAGGTGCTGGCCCTGCAGCTTAATCAGGCTCAAATCAAATACAAGGTCGTATCTGTTTGGGATGAACCCACAACAGAAGGTATCGATGCCATTGCCTCTGAATTTCGGAAGATGCCGGTCAACGTTGTTGTCGCCATCGGTGGCGGCAGTGTCATTGATTTTGGTAAAGCTGTTTCCGCCATGCTTGTCGCAGATGGCTCTGTGAAAAATTATCTGGAAGGTGTCGGAACAAAAAAACCATCCGGCACAAAAATCCCGTTTATTGCCGTTCCGACAACCGCCGGTACGGGAAGTGAAGTGACAAAAAATGCCGTTGTCTGCGACCGTAAAGAAGGCTACAAAAAATCTCTCCGGCATGATGCCTATACACCTGATGTCGCCCTTGTCGATCCCGAACTGACACTGACCCTGCCCCGGCATATTACCATCGCCTGCGGACTGGATGCCGTTTCGCAATTGATTGAATCTTACACCTCAATAAATGTGGACGTTTCTACCGATTCACTGGCCTTAAAGGCGCTTTTGGGGGCGTCAGAAAGTCTGCTTCCTCTTGCTCTCGGGCAAAGCAATGATATCTCTCTGCGTTCGAAAATGTCCTATGCAGCGTTGGTTTCGGGAATCAAATTCAGCCGGTCCGGGCTTGGCGCGGTACACGGTATTGCCGGACCAGTGGGCGGACTCTTCCCGATACCGCACGGCATAGCCTGCGGAAAGCTCCTGTTTCCGGTAATGACTTTTGTGATAAAAAAAATTGTTGATGAAAAGAATATCGCCGCCCAAAAGCGCTTTGCCGATATCGGAAAAATATTCACAGGTGAAGCAGGTGGTGACGATATCTTTTATTGTGAGACTCAAATTTCAAAAACGAAGTGCATTGAAATTTGCAAGTCGAACAATCCCGCTATAAGCGGAGGGTATAATAATAATAATGATGATGATTATACCCGTGGCTGCAAACAATTCCTAAGCACTCTGGACAAATGGACACGAACGCTGAAGCTCCCGCAGCTCTCCCGTTTCGGCATGACGGCCGCTCATATGGAAAAAGCCATTGCCCTTGCTGATAGTAAAAACAGCCCGGCCATTCTTTCCAAAGAAGAAATGAAAGTCATTCTGGAAGTCGTCCGGTAATAAATATTACTTCCTTGATTTAACCTAATGGACACCATGGCCCGCCGGAATAACATCCCGCGTATGCGGGACGGGACTGACAAGTGGTCAAGGGCAACTGAACACTGCACAAATTTGTTTCCATGGACAGCGGGTTTTACAAAATTCCAGCGGTGCCTTTTCCCTGATGAGTGCAATCAGCGCCCTTAGCGTTATCTCTTCCCCGTAAAAAATACCTAGCCCTTTTAGTACTTTCGCATCCCATTTTTTGACTTCTTCTTCATTGCCGAAAGGGTTCTCGCAACGGTTATTTTTGCACTCTGGACAATAGTCGCAAAGTTGGTCTGGCCCATCTGTGACGGTAACAATCAAGTCACTTTCCGATTGTGTAAGTTCTTTCATTCTATTTATGGCGCAGGCAAATTCTTCTCCACGCACAATACTCTCCAAAGGCAGAAACCTGCCGCAAAAAATATGATGCGGCCGCAATCTTAATGTTCCCGGATTTTCACTAAAAATCATACGCAATCTTCCTTTTAAATTTCCTTCATGACTTGTCACTTCCTATCATAAATTTTCCTCCAGGGGAAAGAGAACGTTAAAATTTTTCACTAGTTTCTTGACATACATGACAGCTCTTTCTATACTCACTTAAACAAAAAGATACCATCATTTTACGTAAGTGAAATCTGAACTATCTCGCCGCTAAAATGGAGAAGATTTTTATGAGTGATAACCGGTTCGTTGGAACTTGGAAACTGAAATCCGTGATGAAAAAATCATCGGCAGGGACTGTAAGCAAACCCTTTGCGGATTATCCCCTCGGATACATATCCTATATGCCAGACGGTTTCATGCATGCAATCCTGATGAAGTCTGAAAGGAATCCTATCGGTGTGCCCCCGGAAGAGCTCATCGATGCCGCAAGCACGAAAAAGCTGTTTATATCCTGGCGATATATAAAGGCAGGCATAAGGTATTTAAAAGCAATGACATCTTTTGTGTCTTATTGCGGCACTTACGAAATTCGCGAGGACACTGTTGTGCACCGGGCAAAAGCCGCTACGGTTCCCGACTGGATTGGAACTGATCTTTCACGCAAGTTTGTCTTTGGCGAAAATACGCTTACCCTTACAGCCCATGATAATGCGGGAAATGTCATGGACCTGATCTGGGAGCGTGTTTTATGAAACAAAACAAGTTTAAAGAGATTTGATTATGAAAAGATGTCCTCATTGTCGGGAAAGGTTTCAGGATAATGTTTCTGCATGTCTTTACTGTGATGGACCACTTGAAACAATAGAGCCGCTTCGAAAAATAACTCCTGTTAAACAGAATAAAAAAGAACAAAGTGACACAAAAACAGAGAAAAAGTGGAAGGAGTTCTGTATTCCGATCATAACAACTATTATAGTCGCCGTCATTCTATTTACAATTTCACAAATAAAACACCTCAACAAAAACACGGAACAATTGACCGAAATTAAGTCAATGCAGATTGATGCGCATGATGCTTCAACATCGGTACGTACTTCAATATCAGAACCTGCATTATCTCCAGACCCTCTTAAGGCGCTTACTACCGCCATTAATTTGTACAATAATGCCTTCGCTCTGTGCTCCAGCGGTAAATGTACCGATCCCCAGAAGGCCATCGAATACTTGGATGAAGCAATTAAACTTAAACCGGATTTCGCCGAGGCTTACAACATCAGAGGTAATGCTGATGGTGACCTTGGACAGCATCAGCGTGCCATCGAGGATTACAACGAGGCTATCCGCCTGATACCCCATTATGCTCGCGCCTACTACAACAGAGGTCTTACTTACAGCAACCTTGGTCAACATCAGCAAGCTATTGAGGACTATAACGAAGCTATTCGTTTAAACATTGAAAATATAAGTGTCTACCACAACAGAGGGAAAGCTTATTTTACTCAGGGTAAAAAAGAGCTGGGCTGTCGTGATGCGCAAAAGGCATGTGAATTAGGAGACTGCAAGTTACTGGAAGATGCTAAAAACAAGAAAGATTGTCCCTGAAACACGTTCTTATCAATTCAGGATAATGTCGTATTATTTCCCCCCTGTATAATCGTAGAATCCCTTACCGCTTTTCATTCCCAATTCTCCGCGATCCACGTACTGTTTCAGCAGATCGGCGCTTTGCTGCGCGTTTTGGTCGTTCCGTTTGCGCGCCCAGAAATCGGTAATTCTCCATACGGTCTCCAAACCGATATAATCCATTAATTCGAATGGACCTAGTGGCATGGCGGTAATTTCTTTCCAGGAGCGATCGACATCTTCGGGTGACGCAATATCCCGCGAAACCAGGTTCAACGCGGCCAGCAGCCAGGGATTGAGAAGCGAATTAAACAGGTAGCCTGCCTTCTCCTGTTTGAGAACGATGGGTGAATGCCCGATTAATTCGCTGAAACGCCGTACGGTTTCCACCGCTTCGGCGGAAGTACCGGAGTGCCCCATTACGTCAACCAGTTTAAAACCCGGATGAAAATGAAAGGCGAGAAAGCGGTCGGGCCGGCCGGTTTTATCGGCATACATCGACGGCACCAGAGACGATGTGTTCGTGGTAAAGATCGTGCGCTCCGGGCATACCTTGTTTAGCTCTCTAAAAAACTCTCCTTTAATGTCCGGGTCCTCCGGAATCGATTCGCTGACCAAATCAATATCCGCGCCGGCAAACGCCAAGTCCGTTGTGGTTGTAATATTATTTTTGAATAATTCGGCTTTTTCTTTCGGTATCATACCGTTCGCCGCCATTTTATCGATCTTCTTATTCAGGCTGTCCGTCGCCTTAACCAGAAACTCATCCTTAATGTCATATAAGACCACCGCAAAGCCGTTTGTCACGCAGGACAGGCCGATGCTCTGCCCCATGGTTCCGGCTCCGGCAATAAGTATTTTCTTAATATCTCCAGCTTTCATATTGCTCCTCTTCTCACTTTCTAATACGAAATTTCTCTGTTTAAATTAATCAAAACAAGCGTTCGTATATAAGAAATTTGATTAAATTTTCTCCACCCTGCATAAAAGCGCCTTGATCGGCACTGACGCAGTGACAGGACAGAGAGATGTGTCATCAGTCAAAATATTTATATTCAACGTCTCCCAGCCGTTCTCAACTCCATACCAATATCCATGCGGCGAATGGACAACTCTGGGATCGATATCCTCAAAATAACACGTCTTGATTCTGATTTTACCTCTGGGAGAAGCTAGGTATACCCATTCGCCGTTCTCCACGTTCAGTTCTTTTGCTGTTCGTGGATTAATCTGCAATTCAGGATCAGGTGAAAGTTTCTTGAGTGAAGGAATGTTCCGATATGATGAATGATAATATACCACATTCCTTCCACCGGTGGTCAGGATTAGGGGATATTCCTTTAACAAATCCGGCGAACTAACGGGGCTCTCGGCAGGTTCCCTGTAATTCGGCAAAGGCGAAATATTCAGGCCTTTAAGATACTCGGCATATAGCTCGACCTTGCCTGAAGGGGTTCGGAACATGCCATTTTTTTCGTAACTCCTATATGTCAACGGTACGGAAATTTTTCCGATTTTTTTAAATTCTTCGAATTTAATGCCGATAGGCTCCAAACGATAATCAAGCGTTTCTTTAATGGACTTCCAGTATCCGGCAAGGCCCATCTTCGCGGCAAGATCAACAAGAATCTGTTTCTCATCAAGACAATCAGGCTGAGGCTCGACCGCTTTTTGCTGGCAGATTACGTAATTTTTCATCAGCAAATCTTCGACATCGTCACGCTCGCTCCAGTGAGCGGGCGGCAGAACAACATCGGCCAGTTCTGTTGTCGGAGTATGAAAATAATCCACCGAAAAAAGAAAATCCACCGAACTCAGAACATTTCTTACTCTGTACGAGTTGGGATATGCGCAGACGCTGTTATTGGCAAAAAGTCCTACCGCTTTTACCGGATACGGTTTATTTTCTTCAATGGCGGGCCATACGCACTGCGGCGGAACCGGAATATATATATACGCAGTCAGCGGATATTCCTGTATACCCAGTTTTTTCGCGGACTGTTCCTTCGGCAGATTCATATATGCGCTGTAATCAGAACCGTAGCAGCTCCTTTTATGCGTGGGTGGCGGACATTTAAGGTTTCCACCGGGAATTTCAAGATTGCCTGTTATTGCACTTAATATAGTCAATGCACGCGCCAGATCAAAGGCGTCATTGGCCTGGCACACTCCGCCCATTCCGGGACCTATACAGGCTGGTTTTGTTTTGGCAAAGGTCAATGCTGCTGCTTCAATCTCTTCGTGAGAAAGCCATGTTATCTCAGAACAACGCGCCGAAGTGTAACCAGCAACGTGTTCTTTCAACTGA
Encoded proteins:
- a CDS encoding cold-shock protein; translated protein: MSEGKVKWFNESKGFGFIENEEGGDVFVHFSSIQGDGFKTLNEGQRVSFDVAQGKKGQEATNVRAI
- a CDS encoding hemolysin, encoding MPIRKQESFNFYSHLAGAIAALVGTVFLVLVADYSASGLVTALIYGISIVFLFSASSLYHAFKKKENELSFWRRMDRLAIFFMIAGTFTPVCYFCLDGPYKWSMIAFQWSLVGVGVISQIFFPRAPRKLYAVIYLFMGWSGIFTIKQMLSNMSISQSVLMLSGAAAFTIGGIIYAIKKPKMIPGIFSFHELFHIMVLIGGVLHYAMIYGVYSQLGA
- a CDS encoding antibiotic biosynthesis monooxygenase; this encodes MIVTVVNVVVKPENIEQFIEATIENHQNSIKEKGNLRFDFLQHRDNPSAFTLYEAYESDEVAAAHKKTAHYLKWRDAVESWMAKPRQGIAHNVLAPMEKSAWNR
- a CDS encoding Rrf2 family transcriptional regulator, whose protein sequence is MLKISRKTEYAIRGMIYLAGQPRDQFVMIKEITKATKTSPVFMTKIFQLLNSANLVVSSRGASGGLRLSRKPEHITLRDIVEAIEGPVIMNLCVLDNKSCGFSNACSAHIVWGKIKDSINGMLEEVTLKDIAAVP
- a CDS encoding cytochrome ubiquinol oxidase subunit I — encoded protein: MDVLTLSRLQFAITSAFHFIFVPLTLGLSVLIAYMEWQYVKTNDDIWLRMSKFWGKLFLINFALGIVTGITMEFQFGMNWAEYSKYVGDIFGAPLAVEATLAFFLESVFIGVWIFGWNKVSKKMHAWSITIVAFATNLSALWILLANGWMQNPVGAKLTQIANNPLINQRAEMADFMAVATNPTGWLKFFHTTFSGYVVAAFFVMGISAWHILKKNELRFFKLSFQKAAVFGLAACLLVILTGDFHGRNVARTQPTKLAAIEAVWETQKGAGLSIITIPDEANHRNSVEFLTIPKLASLLSYGDPNAEIKGLNDFKRDEIPPVSTTFYSFRAMSVLGFAMFLIAAIAVYVSRRGNLETYGRFLKVVVWSIPLPYLAGQLGWIVAEVGRQPWIVYGMLKTKDAVSTSIDVTQVLISLISFTLLYGSLGVVDIYLLAKYSKQGPSGRLLKKEA
- the cydB gene encoding cytochrome d ubiquinol oxidase subunit II — protein: MEYLQITWFALWGLLWAVYFMLDGFVLGTGILHNFIGKNDNEKKVIVNTVGPVWNGNEVWLITAGGATFAAFPTTYALMFSYLYTALLLLLFALIIRGVSFEFRGKSNGLLWKSLWDKGILAGSFLPALLFGVAFGNIFKGLPMDAGGYHGNLLSLLNPYGLVTGALFVCLFLMHGALYLSLKTTGDIRERAKNIVPPIWCVLLVVAVVFLVYTYYATRLFDNYFSSPVLFAFPLVAVAGLWGIIVFYAKGYLFRSFMSSCVTIVFVCFTGVAGLFPNLIPSSMDVQYSMTIYNSSSSFLTLAIMTVVALIFVPIVIAYKIWVYRLFSKPVTINEVLEDTESY
- a CDS encoding 3-hydroxybutyryl-CoA dehydrogenase gives rise to the protein MKAGDIKKILIAGAGTMGQSIGLSCVTNGFAVVLYDIKDEFLVKATDSLNKKIDKMAANGMIPKEKAELFKNNITTTTDLAFAGADIDLVSESIPEDPDIKGEFFRELNKVCPERTIFTTNTSSLVPSMYADKTGRPDRFLAFHFHPGFKLVDVMGHSGTSAEAVETVRRFSELIGHSPIVLKQEKAGYLFNSLLNPWLLAALNLVSRDIASPEDVDRSWKEITAMPLGPFELMDYIGLETVWRITDFWARKRNDQNAQQSADLLKQYVDRGELGMKSGKGFYDYTGGK
- a CDS encoding molybdopterin oxidoreductase; this encodes MSLQTIKTICFDCHSRCGVILDVTNGRVTGIKGDKNHPFSHGYICPKGRACMEIIYHPDRIRKPLVRTNKKSGQVEEASWDKALDIIAEKLLTSREKWGAESVVFGTGTTRGLAPYLNRFLALFGSPNFMAPSNMSGGPIVMGSAATVAFGLVDPDYASSKCILLWAHNPEESWPGLYMYDIRQGLKNGANLIVVDPRGTRLAKKADHWLRIRPGTDVALALTFINIIIKNELYDKEFVEKWTTGFDQLKEHVAGYTSARCSEITWLSHEEIEAAALTFAKTKPACIGPGMGGVCQANDAFDLARALTILSAITGNLEIPGGNLKCPPPTHKRSCYGSDYSAYMNLPKEQSAKKLGIQEYPLTAYIYIPVPPQCVWPAIEENKPYPVKAVGLFANNSVCAYPNSYRVRNVLSSVDFLFSVDYFHTPTTELADVVLPPAHWSERDDVEDLLMKNYVICQQKAVEPQPDCLDEKQILVDLAAKMGLAGYWKSIKETLDYRLEPIGIKFEEFKKIGKISVPLTYRSYEKNGMFRTPSGKVELYAEYLKGLNISPLPNYREPAESPVSSPDLLKEYPLILTTGGRNVVYYHSSYRNIPSLKKLSPDPELQINPRTAKELNVENGEWVYLASPRGKIRIKTCYFEDIDPRVVHSPHGYWYGVENGWETLNINILTDDTSLCPVTASVPIKALLCRVEKI